From a single Alkalihalophilus pseudofirmus genomic region:
- a CDS encoding BglG family transcription antiterminator — protein MYLDERSNSILKKVVSNPDISNKELENKYRLSRRQISYSFSKINSWLKDNNYPTITRTNSGNFIVNPILIDLFADNTENNSPTQYIPSEKERAEFIILILLSSEEELSLIHFSSALQVSKNTILRDMKAAQKMVNQYHLEIAYSRMHGYDVVGTEWNKRRLLIDVLRGVFNIYKGEIYIQQFVQISSANIEKIKEQMVEVENRLELKFIDERIKILPYIIAALLKRIKKGNLLKDSYHIHYDELSDTKEFEAAEILIQDIENIPKEERLFITLQLLTSNVLTSQFLTESELPHLKRALKDSLELFEKKACIIFKEKDALLDRLVLHMKPAYYRIKYALTTEYSILNKVSEEFEAIHFIVKDSIKPFKDYIGTDIPENEIMFITIFIGGHLINSGETISFKKKAAVVCPNGVSISRLMENTLRDLFPEFYFYQAFSIREFEKLDLDYDLVFSPVPLQTEKHLFIVDQFITDFEKRQLRQRVMQVIFGLNSSVVKIDQLMHVIEKHADIHERPGLEKALQEYFSLKVATEETSTKKGEQLTDFITSDTIQVIESVSSWQEALSLAAAPLLEQGVITEQYITAMKNQYTEMTPNIVLRLNVAIPHARPDDGVHKVGMSLLKIKEGLLFKENERVHLIVVIAAVDKNQHLQALLQLMKLAEKNEVIHEIKNAEDAVNIHQLIKTAL, from the coding sequence TGAGAGGAGCAACTCAATTTTAAAAAAAGTTGTCAGTAATCCAGATATATCCAATAAAGAATTGGAAAATAAGTATCGTTTGTCCCGAAGACAAATCAGTTATAGCTTCAGTAAAATTAATAGCTGGCTAAAGGATAATAATTACCCAACTATTACAAGAACGAACAGTGGTAATTTTATTGTCAATCCTATATTAATTGATTTATTTGCAGATAACACAGAAAATAATTCACCAACTCAATATATTCCATCAGAAAAGGAACGTGCTGAGTTTATTATCTTAATACTTTTAAGCAGTGAAGAAGAGTTATCGCTAATTCACTTTTCAAGCGCGCTTCAAGTTAGTAAGAATACTATTTTACGAGATATGAAAGCAGCTCAAAAAATGGTGAACCAATATCATTTGGAAATTGCATACTCTAGAATGCATGGCTATGATGTGGTTGGAACAGAGTGGAATAAACGGAGGCTGCTTATAGATGTTTTAAGGGGAGTCTTTAACATCTATAAAGGAGAAATCTATATTCAACAATTTGTTCAAATATCTTCTGCTAATATTGAAAAAATAAAGGAACAAATGGTTGAAGTTGAAAATCGTTTAGAATTAAAGTTTATTGACGAACGAATTAAAATACTACCTTATATTATTGCAGCTCTATTAAAGAGAATTAAGAAGGGCAATTTATTAAAAGATTCCTATCATATACACTACGATGAGTTATCCGATACAAAAGAATTTGAGGCAGCGGAAATTTTAATACAAGATATAGAGAATATCCCGAAGGAGGAGAGGTTATTTATTACGCTTCAACTTTTAACCTCTAACGTATTAACATCCCAATTTCTAACGGAAAGTGAATTGCCTCACTTAAAAAGAGCTTTAAAAGATAGTTTAGAGTTATTTGAGAAAAAAGCATGCATTATTTTTAAGGAAAAAGACGCTCTTTTAGATAGATTAGTATTGCATATGAAACCTGCATATTACCGAATCAAATATGCTCTTACAACGGAATATTCAATACTTAATAAAGTGAGCGAAGAGTTTGAAGCTATTCATTTCATCGTAAAAGACTCAATTAAGCCGTTCAAGGATTATATAGGAACCGACATTCCTGAAAATGAAATTATGTTTATCACTATTTTTATTGGTGGTCACCTTATTAATAGTGGGGAAACGATTTCTTTTAAGAAAAAAGCTGCTGTTGTATGTCCGAATGGAGTTTCAATTTCAAGACTGATGGAAAATACTTTACGAGATTTATTTCCTGAGTTTTATTTTTATCAAGCATTTTCGATCCGTGAATTTGAAAAATTAGATTTAGACTATGATCTAGTATTTTCACCAGTCCCTCTACAAACAGAAAAACATCTCTTTATAGTCGATCAATTTATAACAGATTTTGAAAAGAGGCAGTTGAGACAGAGAGTAATGCAAGTGATTTTTGGTTTGAATTCTTCTGTTGTGAAAATTGACCAGCTCATGCACGTAATTGAAAAACATGCAGATATTCATGAAAGACCAGGCCTTGAGAAAGCACTTCAAGAATATTTTTCACTTAAAGTCGCTACTGAGGAAACCTCAACAAAGAAAGGGGAGCAGTTAACTGATTTTATTACATCAGATACTATCCAGGTAATAGAATCTGTTTCAAGTTGGCAAGAGGCACTCTCACTAGCAGCTGCACCTTTACTAGAGCAAGGAGTAATAACAGAGCAGTATATTACAGCTATGAAAAATCAATATACAGAAATGACACCTAATATAGTTCTTAGATTAAATGTTGCTATTCCTCATGCTCGGCCTGATGATGGGGTTCATAAAGTGGGAATGAGCTTACTAAAAATCAAGGAAGGACTGCTTTTTAAAGAGAATGAGAGAGTACATTTAATCGTAGTTATTGCAGCAGTCGATAAGAATCAACATTTGCAAGCCCTACTCCAACTAATGAAATTAGCAGAAAAGAATGAAGTTATTCATGAGATAAAGAATGCTGAAGATGCAGTGAACATTCATCAATTGATCAAGACTGCCCTGTAG
- a CDS encoding PTS sugar transporter subunit IIB, with protein MSIPTVLIACGAGIATSTIVCERVETLFKEQKVRAQVIQCMISEVSSLQDGASLVISTTILPRAYNIPSIIATAYISGVGMEELDQKILNLLKN; from the coding sequence ATGAGTATTCCAACGGTGCTAATTGCATGTGGAGCAGGTATTGCTACTTCAACGATTGTGTGCGAAAGAGTTGAAACGTTATTTAAGGAACAGAAAGTTCGTGCTCAGGTCATCCAATGCATGATTTCAGAGGTTTCATCCCTCCAGGACGGAGCAAGTTTGGTGATTTCGACAACCATTCTTCCGCGAGCCTATAACATACCTTCAATCATTGCAACAGCTTATATATCTGGGGTTGGTATGGAAGAGCTGGATCAAAAAATACTGAATCTTTTAAAAAATTAG